A genomic segment from Bacteroidota bacterium encodes:
- a CDS encoding methyltransferase domain-containing protein encodes MNKESIYDLFIKAYNNDKAFIKKWIVSWDYQIKRNKRDQKYSQKLPDDFLKYQGEKDLVKWMKWFLPVYPDYIGTERLQHLIHESIENDKRIISELGLEYDFSDYHLNVGLNNAHDFFIPQMIPAQERYKIKNVLDFGAGYGRQANLWSAASDSIYMAMDAIPNSYCLQNVYFHKLGKPVYDYAENPSDFKFDNDKKGIYHLPTWRYDLIPDNSFDLVICLQVLPELNSILVKAMLRQFNRILKPGGMLYIRDNAYSWKPAGKVNVENFLQHNNFVLEYKAHVIDNIDIVGVPRLWRKTDPKVTASQMYNFNHKMKQFVIDADAFFGGRLKRVKNKISK; translated from the coding sequence ATGAATAAAGAATCGATATACGACCTTTTTATCAAGGCATATAACAATGACAAAGCTTTTATAAAAAAGTGGATTGTATCATGGGATTATCAGATAAAAAGAAATAAAAGAGATCAGAAATACTCTCAGAAGCTACCCGATGATTTTTTGAAATATCAGGGAGAGAAGGATTTGGTAAAGTGGATGAAGTGGTTTTTGCCCGTTTATCCCGATTATATCGGTACTGAGCGATTGCAACATTTAATCCATGAAAGTATAGAAAATGATAAACGAATAATAAGTGAGCTGGGGCTTGAATATGATTTTTCGGATTATCACTTAAACGTGGGATTGAACAACGCTCATGATTTTTTTATTCCACAAATGATTCCTGCTCAGGAACGTTATAAAATAAAAAATGTGCTGGATTTTGGAGCAGGCTACGGCCGGCAGGCAAACCTCTGGTCGGCAGCGTCCGATAGTATTTATATGGCTATGGATGCTATTCCCAATTCTTATTGTCTTCAGAATGTATATTTTCATAAACTGGGGAAACCGGTGTATGATTACGCGGAAAACCCGTCTGATTTTAAATTTGATAACGATAAAAAGGGAATCTATCATTTACCGACATGGCGTTACGACCTGATTCCCGACAATTCATTTGACCTTGTAATATGTTTGCAGGTGTTGCCCGAATTGAATTCCATCTTGGTAAAAGCCATGCTCAGGCAGTTTAACCGAATACTGAAACCGGGCGGAATGTTGTACATTCGCGACAATGCATATTCATGGAAACCTGCCGGAAAAGTGAATGTCGAAAATTTTCTTCAACATAATAATTTCGTCCTCGAATACAAAGCTCATGTTATCGACAATATTGATATTGTTGGCGTTCCGAGACTGTGGAGAAAAACAGATCCGAAAGTAACAGCTTCTCAGATGTATAATTTTAATCATAAAATGAAGCAGTTTGTAATTGATGCGGATGCATTTTTCGGTGGAAGATTAAAGCGGGTTAAAAATAAAATTTCAAAATAA
- a CDS encoding SDR family oxidoreductase produces the protein MKAIVTGGCGFIGSHLVDRLLKEGFEVIVIDNLSTGRLLNLEHHKNNPKLSVQVADIVDFDTILPLFKDVDRVFHLAALADIVPSIERPMEYHRSNVDGTISVLECCRKSNVKHVIYAASSSCYGIPDIYPTPETAEIRPQYPYAVTKFLGERYAMYWQQIYGLPVTSTRFFNVYGPRSRTSGTYGAVFGVFLSQKLNNKPYTVVGDGKQTRDFTFVTDIVNAIFMASGDDKSIGKIMNVGSDNTYSVNKLVTLLGGEIIYIPKRPGEPDCTHADISEIKKVLNWKPLVSFEEGVKIMLENIEYWREAPLWEPESIAEATKSWFKYLGKNS, from the coding sequence ATGAAAGCAATAGTAACAGGCGGATGCGGCTTCATAGGAAGTCATTTGGTTGACCGGCTTCTCAAGGAGGGATTTGAAGTAATTGTAATTGATAATCTGAGCACCGGTCGCCTGCTGAATCTGGAGCATCATAAAAACAATCCGAAATTATCTGTTCAGGTTGCTGATATTGTCGACTTCGATACTATTCTGCCGCTTTTTAAAGATGTTGACCGGGTTTTTCATCTGGCAGCGCTTGCCGATATTGTTCCGTCTATTGAGCGACCGATGGAATATCACCGTTCTAATGTTGACGGGACCATCAGTGTTCTGGAATGTTGCCGCAAATCGAATGTTAAGCATGTAATTTATGCGGCATCTTCATCGTGCTATGGAATTCCTGATATATATCCGACGCCTGAAACTGCCGAAATCCGCCCTCAATATCCGTATGCGGTAACAAAATTTCTGGGAGAACGTTATGCGATGTACTGGCAGCAGATTTACGGATTGCCGGTTACTTCAACCCGTTTTTTCAATGTTTACGGTCCGCGTTCTCGTACCAGCGGCACCTATGGTGCGGTGTTTGGTGTTTTTCTTTCACAGAAACTGAATAACAAGCCATACACTGTTGTGGGCGATGGAAAGCAAACCCGAGATTTTACATTCGTTACCGATATTGTCAATGCCATCTTCATGGCATCGGGTGATGACAAATCCATTGGTAAAATCATGAATGTCGGAAGCGATAATACCTACAGTGTAAACAAACTCGTAACCTTGTTGGGCGGCGAAATCATTTATATCCCGAAACGCCCGGGAGAACCCGACTGTACGCATGCCGATATTTCTGAAATAAAAAAAGTTCTTAACTGGAAGCCTCTGGTCTCTTTTGAAGAGGGCGTTAAAATAATGCTCGAAAATATTGAATACTGGCGTGAAGCACCTTTGTGGGAGCCGGAATCTATTGCCGAAGCGACCAAGAGCTGGTTTAAGTATTTAGGTAAAAATTCTTAA
- a CDS encoding PfkB family carbohydrate kinase, producing MTGSKILNLEDLALIIEKLKKQGKTVAHCHGCFDLLHLGHIKHFEAAKNAADILIVTITPDRYVNKGPGRPVFNENLRMEAIAALQDVDYVALNKWDTAIETIKLLKPNLYIKGQDYKDREKDLTKNIFLEEDAVKSVGGEIHFTEEIVFSSSNLINAHFSPYSESVQDYMQNLKNKYSSEQIIDCIDALKDIRVLVIGDTIIDEYHYCLPLGKSSKSPTISSMFLHGAAYAGGALAIANHMEQFSGNVELVTVLGSQNDQIDIIENNLSKGVARKFFYRNDSPTNTKRRYLDKYLNTKLFEVTFMNDKFIDSTLENEIISYLKKSIDNYDLVLICDFGHGFISPGLQEYMQHSGKFLSINAQTNSNNYGFNYITKYRNANYISIDEKELRLPFGDNYGAIETLIEKLSDITNCNNITITLGQAGSTLYSGGKYYSSPAFAGAVKDSVGAGDAVLSITSLLAYSKAPADLIPFIGNCMGTIAVGIIGNEHPVYKKDLTKFISHFMK from the coding sequence ATGACAGGCTCAAAAATATTAAATCTCGAAGATCTTGCTCTGATTATTGAAAAATTGAAAAAGCAGGGAAAGACTGTTGCTCATTGCCACGGCTGCTTTGATTTGCTTCATCTGGGACATATTAAACACTTTGAAGCTGCCAAAAATGCTGCCGATATTCTGATTGTTACGATTACTCCCGACCGCTATGTAAACAAAGGCCCCGGACGGCCGGTGTTTAACGAGAATCTGCGCATGGAAGCCATTGCTGCATTGCAGGATGTTGATTATGTTGCATTGAATAAATGGGACACGGCGATAGAAACTATCAAGCTGCTGAAGCCGAACTTGTATATCAAAGGTCAGGATTACAAAGACAGAGAGAAGGATCTTACAAAAAATATTTTTCTTGAAGAAGATGCGGTAAAATCGGTTGGCGGAGAAATTCATTTCACAGAGGAAATTGTCTTTTCATCGTCAAACCTGATAAACGCACATTTTAGCCCTTACAGCGAGAGTGTTCAGGATTATATGCAAAACCTGAAAAACAAATACTCATCTGAACAAATCATTGACTGTATAGATGCCTTAAAAGATATTCGCGTGCTGGTTATTGGCGATACCATTATAGATGAATACCACTATTGTCTGCCCCTGGGCAAATCCTCAAAATCACCCACCATTTCATCGATGTTTCTTCACGGAGCGGCCTATGCAGGAGGCGCCCTTGCTATTGCAAATCACATGGAGCAGTTTTCGGGGAATGTTGAACTGGTAACTGTTCTGGGCTCTCAAAATGACCAAATAGACATTATTGAAAACAACCTGTCAAAAGGTGTTGCGCGAAAATTCTTCTACAGAAACGACAGCCCGACTAATACAAAGCGGAGGTATCTCGACAAATACTTAAACACCAAACTTTTCGAAGTGACTTTTATGAATGATAAATTCATAGACAGCACACTTGAGAATGAAATAATTTCTTACCTGAAAAAAAGCATAGACAATTATGATCTGGTCTTAATTTGCGATTTCGGACACGGATTTATTTCACCCGGATTGCAGGAATACATGCAGCATTCAGGAAAATTTCTATCAATTAATGCTCAGACAAACAGCAATAATTACGGATTCAATTACATAACAAAATACCGAAACGCCAACTATATTTCAATTGATGAAAAAGAACTCAGACTTCCATTTGGTGATAACTATGGCGCAATTGAAACACTGATTGAAAAATTAAGTGATATCACTAATTGTAATAACATCACGATTACATTAGGACAGGCAGGCTCCACATTGTATTCAGGCGGGAAATATTATTCGTCACCTGCTTTTGCCGGAGCAGTAAAAGATTCTGTTGGTGCCGGAGATGCCGTATTATCTATTACTTCGTTACTGGCTTATTCCAAAGCACCTGCCGATTTAATTCCCTTTATAGGAAACTGTATGGGCACCATTGCCGTTGGTATCATCGGCAACGAGCACCCCGTTTATAAGAAAGATTTAACCAAGTTTATTAGCCATTTTATGAAATAA
- a CDS encoding class I SAM-dependent methyltransferase: MRLLKLIYFIFKTLFFDIRNFANATYRYCEEASWKRYAKVKRGYKSGMPTINILDLLPDLNESIKSYTYLDGTSNATDILVLKALARKYNNCQYLEIGSFRGESLVNVAEVAAECVSISLSDAEMNELGLVDHVKLQRFFSKDLKNVLHIKHNSLTYDFSQLNKKFDIIFIDGDHSYKAVKQDTINAFKLLKDESSIIVWHDYGLSFNRENWTTIAAMIDGSPLEKRDKIFHISNTLCSIFTNQKFEQSFPKLTDIPDKTFTVSIKGSKI, translated from the coding sequence ATGAGACTTCTGAAACTAATTTATTTTATTTTTAAAACACTGTTTTTCGATATCAGAAACTTTGCCAATGCTACCTACCGCTATTGCGAAGAGGCAAGCTGGAAAAGATATGCGAAGGTCAAGAGGGGCTATAAGTCGGGCATGCCAACCATCAATATCCTTGATTTGCTGCCTGATTTAAATGAATCGATTAAAAGCTACACCTATCTTGACGGAACTTCAAATGCTACAGACATCCTTGTGCTGAAAGCACTCGCAAGAAAATACAATAACTGTCAGTATCTTGAAATCGGTTCTTTTCGCGGCGAAAGCTTAGTAAACGTTGCAGAGGTCGCGGCAGAATGTGTTTCCATAAGCTTGTCGGATGCTGAAATGAATGAGCTTGGATTGGTTGACCATGTTAAGCTACAGCGTTTTTTCTCGAAAGATTTGAAAAATGTGCTGCATATCAAGCACAACTCATTGACCTATGATTTCTCTCAATTGAACAAAAAATTTGATATTATTTTTATTGATGGCGACCATTCATACAAAGCAGTAAAACAGGATACCATAAATGCCTTTAAACTGTTAAAAGATGAGTCATCCATAATTGTATGGCATGATTACGGTCTTTCGTTTAATCGTGAAAACTGGACAACAATTGCAGCCATGATTGATGGTTCACCCTTGGAAAAACGCGATAAAATATTTCATATTTCGAACACTCTTTGTTCAATCTTTACCAATCAGAAATTCGAACAATCATTTCCTAAACTTACCGACATTCCGGATAAAACATTTACGGTAAGTATAAAGGGTTCTAAAATCTGA
- a CDS encoding SIS domain-containing protein, producing the protein MDTHTFVDTYYSEFKNAIEHIEASDNSGSVLKFNNGIDCAVKMLSEIQNKKNRIYLVGNGGSAAIASHTAIDLLKNGNIPATAFNDASLLTCISNDIGFEDVFAKPIEMLAREGDLVICISSSGRSANIIKAAKTARAKGCAVLTLSGFEPDNPLRTLGNINFFVPSFSYGFLEIIHQYILHCILDAKMYCREGIDIFNKNQKA; encoded by the coding sequence ATGGACACACATACATTTGTTGACACGTATTATTCTGAATTTAAAAATGCGATAGAGCATATTGAAGCGTCAGATAATTCAGGCTCTGTGCTGAAATTTAATAATGGAATTGACTGTGCCGTAAAAATGCTTAGCGAGATTCAAAACAAAAAAAACAGAATTTACCTTGTTGGAAATGGAGGCAGCGCGGCTATTGCAAGTCATACGGCTATTGATTTACTGAAGAACGGAAATATTCCTGCAACGGCGTTTAACGATGCATCACTGCTTACCTGCATCTCCAATGATATAGGCTTTGAAGATGTTTTTGCAAAACCCATTGAAATGCTTGCCAGAGAAGGTGATTTGGTGATCTGTATCAGCAGTTCGGGCCGCTCGGCTAATATTATAAAAGCCGCCAAAACTGCAAGAGCAAAAGGTTGTGCTGTGCTTACGTTATCAGGTTTTGAGCCCGATAATCCATTGCGGACACTTGGTAATATCAATTTTTTTGTACCGTCTTTTTCTTATGGCTTCCTCGAAATAATTCATCAGTATATTCTTCACTGCATCCTCGATGCAAAAATGTATTGTCGGGAAGGGATTGATATATTTAATAAAAATCAGAAAGCATAA
- a CDS encoding sugar phosphate nucleotidyltransferase, producing the protein MNVLYKNIIAPSAGILDAMNKLGEAGNKLTLFVLDDDQKLIGTLTDKDIRQGLIAGKKTSDTVEAFMCRKFRFLREHTFTMEESMRLKADGIKVVPLLDKNDRIVRLIDFDEVRSALPFDVVLMAGGRGERLKPLTDATPKSLLMVGDKPILEHNIDRLMSYGISEFIITIRYMAQQVMDYFGNGDSKGIDITYIKENLPMGTIGSISLIEEFTHDHVLIVNSDLLTDIDYEAFYKHFIEEGADMAIASAPYQVKLPFIALHTEGNNVTGYAKRPMFNYNCNAGVYLIKRELLKMIPVERSFNATDFMNLLFENGNKLTYFPISGYWLDISEYSDYMRANEDIKYISK; encoded by the coding sequence ATGAACGTTCTATATAAAAATATTATTGCCCCGTCGGCAGGCATTCTTGATGCAATGAATAAATTGGGTGAAGCCGGCAATAAACTTACTCTTTTTGTTCTTGATGACGATCAAAAACTAATAGGGACACTTACCGATAAAGACATTCGTCAGGGACTCATTGCAGGAAAGAAAACGTCTGATACTGTTGAGGCATTCATGTGCCGCAAATTTCGCTTTCTCAGAGAGCATACCTTCACCATGGAAGAATCGATGCGGCTGAAGGCTGATGGTATAAAAGTAGTGCCCCTGCTCGATAAAAACGACCGCATTGTTCGCCTGATTGATTTTGATGAAGTGCGTTCAGCACTTCCGTTTGATGTGGTGCTGATGGCCGGTGGCCGTGGCGAAAGGCTCAAACCCCTTACCGATGCCACACCCAAATCGCTGCTGATGGTTGGTGATAAACCCATTCTTGAGCATAATATAGACAGGCTGATGAGTTACGGTATTTCCGAATTCATTATCACCATTCGTTACATGGCGCAGCAGGTTATGGATTACTTTGGCAACGGCGATTCGAAAGGTATTGATATCACCTACATTAAAGAGAATCTTCCGATGGGTACTATTGGCTCTATCAGTCTTATTGAAGAGTTCACCCACGACCACGTACTGATTGTAAATTCCGATCTTCTTACCGATATTGATTACGAAGCATTCTATAAACACTTTATTGAAGAAGGTGCCGATATGGCCATTGCCAGTGCTCCTTATCAGGTGAAGCTTCCATTTATTGCACTGCATACCGAAGGAAACAATGTTACAGGCTATGCCAAACGACCGATGTTTAATTACAACTGCAATGCCGGCGTTTATCTTATCAAGCGTGAGTTGTTGAAGATGATTCCTGTTGAACGAAGCTTCAATGCTACCGATTTCATGAATCTCTTGTTTGAGAATGGCAACAAACTAACCTATTTCCCGATATCCGGCTACTGGCTTGATATCAGCGAATACTCCGATTACATGCGTGCTAACGAAGATATTAAATACATCTCGAAATAG
- a CDS encoding T9SS type A sorting domain-containing protein encodes MKKLIPIIFGILLYSNLHAQLQDRIWIFGRPFSGTTNATLYFGNLSNPVKPLPCGQPSNITTSNGFEEWAVATHPTTGNLVFYTDGRNVFDKFHTLIDIDPITPGYESLGANPSSSQPVAISLVPGAGADGFYIFSNGTGANAISVDTGIITYRLYNVISDVFGPVHNLPGPYGLSYVSEGMKIIPSETEPNVLWLITSLFPIPGMQYKYVVYKINQSVVTYQGVVDMGPIKLTAGGSGASPIINITYTESNTAVGVSRVGFSSQYTSSIFVCDFDNTNGQFLTGTLKSYITGYDYIPSVYDLEFSPNGKFLYYSVYYSTDATNDLYQINLQNPTLSSVLVHQFNNRYAGGLKLAADGLIYHIHDTGFYSDTTQLGRILQPDVEYVPGVTVFNQFYQERFQVYPHIYSFGLPEFLILPTATTGNAENSANIDLTDISIYPNPGTDYISITNTTLMKNGIASVYNIQGQLLFQQKITQDRTEIDIRNLSNGIYVLSMVCNDKIKVLRFAKE; translated from the coding sequence ATGAAAAAACTTATTCCCATTATTTTCGGTATCCTTCTTTATAGTAATCTACATGCTCAACTTCAAGACAGAATATGGATTTTTGGCAGACCGTTTTCCGGCACAACAAATGCCACTTTGTATTTTGGCAATCTTTCCAATCCCGTTAAGCCGCTTCCCTGCGGACAACCCTCTAATATTACAACAAGTAATGGCTTCGAAGAATGGGCTGTTGCGACTCATCCGACAACCGGAAATTTAGTTTTTTATACAGATGGCAGGAATGTGTTTGATAAATTCCATACGCTTATTGATATCGACCCAATTACTCCCGGCTACGAATCTTTAGGAGCGAATCCTTCATCCAGTCAACCGGTAGCGATAAGCCTCGTTCCCGGAGCCGGTGCCGATGGATTCTATATTTTTTCAAATGGAACAGGCGCAAATGCAATTTCTGTAGACACAGGCATTATTACATACCGTTTGTACAATGTAATTAGCGACGTTTTTGGGCCTGTACACAATCTACCCGGACCATACGGCTTATCTTATGTTTCTGAAGGGATGAAAATAATACCAAGCGAAACAGAACCCAATGTGCTTTGGCTTATTACAAGTCTTTTTCCAATTCCCGGTATGCAATACAAGTACGTCGTATATAAAATCAATCAATCGGTAGTCACTTATCAGGGTGTGGTTGACATGGGCCCTATCAAACTAACGGCTGGTGGAAGTGGCGCCTCTCCAATTATTAATATCACATACACTGAGTCAAACACAGCTGTTGGAGTAAGCCGCGTGGGATTTTCAAGCCAATATACCAGCAGCATTTTTGTTTGTGATTTTGACAATACTAACGGTCAATTTTTAACAGGGACATTAAAATCGTATATAACCGGATATGACTACATCCCATCAGTGTATGATCTTGAATTTTCTCCGAACGGAAAGTTTTTATATTACTCGGTTTATTACTCAACTGACGCAACAAATGACCTGTATCAGATAAATCTGCAAAATCCTACCCTTAGCTCGGTTTTAGTACACCAGTTTAATAACCGGTACGCCGGAGGCTTAAAACTGGCCGCGGACGGATTGATTTATCATATTCATGATACAGGATTCTATAGTGATACAACACAACTGGGCAGGATTCTTCAACCCGATGTTGAGTATGTTCCGGGAGTAACCGTTTTTAATCAGTTCTATCAGGAGCGTTTTCAGGTGTACCCACATATTTACTCATTTGGATTACCCGAATTCCTGATTTTACCGACAGCAACAACAGGAAATGCAGAAAATTCTGCGAATATCGATTTAACGGATATTTCTATTTATCCCAACCCGGGTACAGATTATATTTCAATTACAAACACTACTTTGATGAAAAATGGAATTGCTTCGGTTTATAATATCCAAGGACAATTACTTTTTCAACAAAAAATTACTCAAGATAGAACAGAAATTGATATTCGCAATCTCTCGAATGGAATTTACGTCTTGAGTATGGTTTGTAACGATAAAATAAAAGTGTTGCGTTTTGCGAAAGAATAA
- a CDS encoding PorP/SprF family type IX secretion system membrane protein: MKRKFTILAILLLPLMVKAQDLHFSQFYSVPLYLNPALTGSGGCALRVGGDYHDQWKSIGKAFKTYTAWADGRLTPKKLRNDWLGLGLSFVGDKAGDGNLGTSDIGVSFSYNKSLAKNRKFYVSLGLAGNLVNKSLAAYKLTWESQWAGTSFDRDIASGESGIKGSKFYFDLNAGILATLNIGRYTSLHAGAAMSHLTNPNESLFGGSSRLKTKTVIHGGGNFVIGRKKKLMLQPKVYYSMMNGTTETVAGLNLVTRPGNSGVYVGMWYRFGRDLIPVFGYDLLGFVMMVSYDINVSKLTTASNLRGGLEISLVKSLLCNIKRNTSSNPKHSKSKFEHCPAF; encoded by the coding sequence ATGAAGAGGAAATTCACCATTCTTGCAATACTTTTGCTTCCCCTGATGGTGAAAGCACAGGATTTACATTTTTCGCAGTTCTACTCTGTTCCTCTATATTTAAATCCTGCGCTTACCGGCTCTGGCGGTTGTGCACTCCGCGTGGGCGGCGATTATCACGATCAATGGAAAAGCATTGGAAAAGCATTTAAAACCTATACGGCCTGGGCCGATGGGCGCCTTACTCCAAAAAAACTGCGCAACGACTGGCTCGGTCTCGGACTATCCTTTGTTGGAGATAAAGCAGGAGATGGAAATTTAGGCACCTCCGATATTGGAGTAAGTTTTTCGTATAACAAGAGTCTCGCCAAAAACAGAAAGTTCTATGTGAGCCTTGGTCTTGCAGGAAATCTGGTGAATAAAAGTCTCGCAGCCTATAAATTAACATGGGAATCGCAATGGGCAGGCACTTCATTCGACCGCGACATTGCAAGCGGTGAATCAGGAATTAAAGGAAGCAAATTTTATTTTGACCTCAATGCCGGCATTCTGGCGACACTCAATATTGGACGTTACACAAGCCTGCATGCCGGTGCTGCCATGAGTCATCTTACCAATCCGAACGAAAGTCTGTTTGGCGGCAGCAGCCGTTTAAAAACAAAGACCGTGATACACGGCGGCGGAAATTTTGTTATTGGAAGAAAAAAGAAACTGATGCTCCAGCCTAAGGTATACTATTCAATGATGAACGGTACCACTGAAACCGTTGCCGGTCTGAATTTAGTTACACGCCCCGGAAACAGCGGTGTTTATGTGGGCATGTGGTATAGATTCGGACGTGATCTCATTCCGGTATTTGGGTATGACCTGCTTGGATTTGTGATGATGGTAAGTTATGATATCAATGTTTCAAAACTAACCACAGCTTCAAACCTTCGGGGCGGACTTGAAATCTCTCTCGTAAAATCGCTGTTATGTAATATCAAACGTAATACTTCCAGCAATCCTAAACATTCAAAATCCAAGTTTGAACACTGCCCGGCTTTCTAG